Proteins encoded together in one Camelina sativa cultivar DH55 chromosome 9, Cs, whole genome shotgun sequence window:
- the LOC104711200 gene encoding probable pectinesterase/pectinesterase inhibitor 33: MLRGIFHICLLASFLLLPFSSAVHHSSFTGGTDAPPPWDHNVTPPPETAPSPTPSSSSPTASPPSPGPVAPPSPTNNGSVSGDMTWWCDKTPHAETCNYYFKKSSHNNINRPPRFRSEFLRMLVKIALDQAVITHSQTVKFGPSCTNNQRKAAWSDCVNLFQNTVAQLNRTLKGLNPAATNDVKCTDFDAQTWLSTAQTNIETCRSGSEDLNVSDFVMPAISNKNLSDLIGNCLAVNGVLMKQHNQTTANHKEFFPSWVSRHERRLIVSASLAKRRPHLVVSLDRSGHFRSIQAAINFAARRRYKSRFVIYVKKGVYRENIDVGNDNHNIMLVGDGERKTVITSGRSVQHGYTTYNSATAGFGGQRFVAKDMTFINTAGPLRGQAVAVRSSSDLSVFYRVGIHGFQDTLYIHSQRQFFRECYISGTIDFIFGNAAVVFQNCMILVRRPLHGQANIITAQGRGDPFQNTGITIHSSRIIAASDLKPVIRSYKTYLGRPWQAYSRVTIMKTYIDNSISPLGWSPWLRGSNFALNTVFYGEYKNFGPGSSTRWRVRWKGFHAITSTQVASRFTVGSLIAGGSWLPATGVPFKSGL, from the exons ATGCTTAGAGGCATCTTTCACATTTGCCTCTTGGcctcatttcttcttctaccGTTCTCCTCCGCCGTACACCACAGTAGCTTCACCGGTGGAACCGATGCTCCTCCTCCGTGGGATCATAATGTTACCCCACCACCGGAAACCGCACCATCCCCAACCCCATCCTCGAGTTCCCCTACTGCCTCACCGCCATCTCCCGGACCAGTGGCTCCACCGTCTCCAACCAACAACGGCTCTGTCTCCGGTGACATGACATGGTGGTGCGACAAGACTCCACACGCCGAGACATGCAATTACTACTTCAAGAAGAGCTCACACAACAACATTAACCGACCACCAAGGTTCCGGTCCGAGTTCTTACGAATGCTTGTCAAGATAGCACTTGACCAAGCCGTGATTACACACAGTCAAACCGTTAAGTTCGGACCGAGCTGCACCAACAACCAAAGGAAGGCCGCTTGGTCAGACTGCGTAAACCTGTTCCAAAATACGGTGGCTCAGCTGAACCGAACGCTCAAGGGACTTAACCCGGCGGCTACAAATGATGTCAAGTGTACGGACTTCGACGCACAGACGTGGCTAAGCACGGCTCAGACCAACATCGAGACGTGCCGTTCCGGATCCGAGGATCTTAACGTCTCAGATTTCGTCATGCCGGCGATCTCCAACAAGAACTTGTCAGATTTGATTGGAAACTGCTTGGCCGTCAATGGAGTTCTCATGAAGCAACATAATCAGACGACTG CAAACCACAAAGAATTCTTCCCAAGCTGGGTCTCAAGACACGAGAGACGTTTGATCGTATCAGCCTCTTTAGCCAAAAGGAGGCCACACCTAGTGGTTTCACTAGACAGGTCTGGCCATTTCCGGTCAATACAAGCTGCCATAAACTTCGCAGCAAGAAGGAGATACAAGTCAAGATTTGTCATATATGTGAAGAAAGGTGTTTACAGAGAGAACATCGATGTTGGCAACGATAACCACAACATCATGCTCGTCGGCGACGGTGAGAGAAAAACAGTCATCACCAGTGGTCGAAGCGTCCAGCACGGATACACCACCTATAACTCTGCAACCGCCG GCTTTGGAGGCCAAAGGTTTGTAGCAAAGGACATGACATTCATCAACACGGCAGGACCATTACGCGGCCAAGCTGTGGCGGTTCGATCGTCCTCTGACCTCTCTGTTTTCTACCGAGTTGGTATCCATGGATTCCAAGACACTCTCTACATTCACTCACAACGTCAGTTCTTTAGGGAGTGTTACATCTCAGGCACCATCGACTTCATCTTTGGAAACGCAGCTGTTGTGTTTCAAAACTGCATGATTCTCGTACGCCGACCCCTCCATGGCCAAGCCAACATTATAACCGCCCAAGGCCGGGGTGACCCTTTCCAGAACACAGGAATAACCATCCATAGCTCAAGGATAATCGCGGCTTCTGATTTGAAGCCTGTGATTCGATCTTACAAGACTTATTTAGGCCGACCGTGGCAAGCTTATTCTCGTGTCACAATCATGAAGACCTACATCGACAACTCGATCAGCCCCTTGGGATGGTCTCCTTGGTTAAGAGGATCCAATTTTGCTCTCAATACTGTTTTCTATGGAGAGTACAAAAATTTTGGGCCGGGGTCTTCCACGAGATGGCGGGTCCGGTGGAAAGGATTCCACGCTATAACGAGCACTCAAGTTGCTTCTCGGTTTACCGTGGGAAGCCTTATCGCCGGCGGTTCATGGTTGCCAGCCACTGGCGTGCCTTTCAAGTCAGGGTTGTGA
- the LOC104715361 gene encoding uncharacterized protein LOC104715361 encodes MKANINSVLEKKLEELESLLEVVTFTNEDDPNLRKIQLGILFVRTLLTAEISSRRMHVEGEEDVEERFQCIAKRLTEIEASIINQWPGHHDNGSSIEPEMESLETNAGIVNDDTGADYSSVGSCLNESCKAEEEKKDDVVEADEQWLMFQDALSEEMREIKFPVVGTVKEEVMDRKVNGNGRVCFRALVCFGFIGLVGCTISLVGYIGKSNDTFFLTPT; translated from the coding sequence ATGAAGGCAAATATAAACTCAGTCTTGGAGAAGAAACTTGAAGAACTCGAGTCTCTACTTGAAGTAGTCACTTTTACCAACGAGGATGATCCCAATCTTCGGAAGATACAACTTGGAATTTTATTTGTGAGGACCCTTTTAACGGCTGAGATTTCGTCCCGACGGATGCAtgtagaaggagaagaagacgttGAAGAAAGGTTTCAGTGCATAGCAAAGAGGTTAACCGAAATAGAGGCTTCTATCATCAATCAATGGCCCGGTCACCATGATAATGGTTCATCGATCGAACCGGAAATGGAAAGTTTGGAAACTAACGCTGGTATTGTCAACGATGATACCGGTGCGGATTACTCGTCGGTCGGATCCTGTCTTAACGAGTCTTgtaaagcagaagaagagaagaaggatgatGTAGTAGAGGCTGATGAGCAGTGGCTTATGTTTCAAGATGCGTTAtcggaggagatgagagagattaAATTTCCGGTGGTGGGCACGGTTAAGGAAGAGGTGATGGATAGAAAAGTTAATGGGAATGGGCGGGTGTGTTTTAGGGCTTTGGTTTGTTTCGGTTttattggtttggttggttGTACGATTAGTCTAGTTGGTTATATTGGTAAAAGTAATGACACATTTTTTCTTACCCCTACTTAG
- the LOC104711201 gene encoding putative glycerol-3-phosphate transporter 1: protein MGSLMQSEPEMEKKPVGIRFLERIKGSKLSYNNYQAVVLIVTFLAYASYHAARKTTSIVKSALDPQSPDTGLNSLLLRFTSFGSSSSGKLEGGGWAPFNGPNGTVLLGEIDVAFLAVYAFGMYFAGHLGDRMNLRIFLTVGMVGTGLFTSLFGVGYWANIHSFYYFLIMQMLAGLFQSSGWPSVVAVVGNWFNKKKRGLIMGIWNAHTSVGNITGSLIAAAMLRYGWGWSFVVPGVVIVLIGLVNFAFLPVSPELVGAERDEDVVSSSEKIGNSVNEPLLLSSSDSETDDKKRAVGFIEAWKIPGVAPFALCLFFAKLVAYTFLYWLPFYVSHTAIEGEYLSDETAGNLSTMFDVGGVVGGIMAGYISDRIGARAITAASFMYCSIPALFFYRSYGHVSLLANASLMFLTGMLVNGPYALITTAVSADLGTHSSLKGNSRALATVTAIIDGTGSVGAAVGPLLTGYISSRSSWTAVFTMLMGAAFVAGLLLTRLVMAEVAEKIAESRPSEECRTPVDHEQGHVMEV from the exons ATGGGTTCGTTGATGCAATCTGAGccagagatggagaagaaaccAGTAGGGATTCGATTCTTGGAACGTATCAAAGGCTCAAAGCTTTCTTACAATAATTACCAAGCCGTAGTGTTAATCGTGACGTTTCTCGCTTACGCTAGCTACCACGCTGCGAGAAAAACAACAAGCATTGTGAAGAGTGCTCTTGATCCTCAGTCTCCAGATACAGGTCTTAACTCACTTCTTTTGAGATTCACTTCTTTTGGATCCTCCTCCTCTGGTAAATTAGAAGGTGGTGGTTGGGCTCCGTTTAATGGACCAAATGGCACGGTATTGCTCGGTGAGATCGATGTTGCGTTTCTTGCGGTTTACGCTTTCGGGATGTATTTCGCTGGTCATTTGGGAGATAGGATGAATCTAAGGATCTTTTTGACGGTTGGAATGGTTGGTACAGGATTGTTTACTTCTCTGTTTGGAGTTGGTTACTGGGCGAACATTCATAGCTTTTACTATTTCTTGATTATGCAAATGTTAGCTGGATTGTTTCAATCTTCGGGTTGGCCATCTGTTGTTGCTGTGGTTGGAAACTGgtttaacaagaagaagagaggtttgATCATGGGAATATGGAATGCTCATACTTCTGTTGGTAACATTACTGGCTCCTTGATCGCTGCTGCTATGTTGAGATATGGTTGGGGATGGTCTTTTGTTGTTCCTGGTGTTGTCATCGTGTTGATTGGTTTGGTGAACTTCGCTTTCTTGCCTGTTAGTCCAGAGCTTGTTGGAGCAGAGCGAGATGAGGATGTTGTTTCCTCGTCTGAGAAGATCGGAAACTCGGTTAACGAGCCGTTACTATTGAGCTCGTCGGATTCGGAAACCGATGACAAGAAACGAGCTGTTGGATTCATTGAAGCCTGGAAGATTCCAGGAGTTGCGCCTTTCGCGCTCTGTTTATTCTTTGCTAAGTTGGTTGCTTACACTTTCCTCTACTGGCTCCCTTTCTACGTTAGCCATACAG CTATTGAAGGTGAGTATTTATCAGACGAAACAGCGGGGAATCTTTCGACAATGTTCGATGTAGGAGGTGTGGTTGGAGGAATCATGGCTGGTTACATTTCAGACAGAATTGGAGCAAGAGCGATTACAGCTGCTAGTTTCATGTACTGCTCAATCCCAGCTTTGTTCTTCTACCGTAGCTACGGACATGTATCGTTATTAGCCAACGCGTCGCTCATGTTCCTAACCGGGATGTTGGTAAACGGACCTTACGCTTTGATTACAACGGCTGTTTCAGCTGATCTTGGAACACATAGCTCGTTGAAAGGAAACTCGAGAGCTTTGGCTACGGTAACGGCTATAATCGATGGAACGGGATCCGTAGGCGCGGCGGTTGGACCGTTGCTAACGGGTTACATATCGTCTAGGAGTAGCTGGACCGCGGTTTTCACAATGTTGATGGGAGCTGCGTTTGTGGCTGGACTGTTGTTGACGAGGCTGGTTATGGCCGAAGTAGCCGAGAAGATAGCCGAGTCTAGGCCATCGGAGGAATGTAGAACTCCCGTGGACCACGAACAGGGTCACGTGATGGAAGTATGA